A region from the Vicia villosa cultivar HV-30 ecotype Madison, WI linkage group LG3, Vvil1.0, whole genome shotgun sequence genome encodes:
- the LOC131660093 gene encoding class V chitinase-like: protein MCCYSAINITCPGQFISTTTKMAYFKKHSFLLISTLLVILQLQFSSTNAAVKGGYWYSDSGLAVSDINPSYFTHLFCAFADLDSSTNKVTISSANAARFSTFTQTVQAKSSSVKTLLSIGGGGGDSLAQKFANMASQASSRKSFIDSSIQLARSNNFNGLDLDWEYPSTDAEKTNFGLLIKEWRAAVATESSSSGKTALLLTAAVGGSDQITELKYYPGQDIANNLDWVNVMTYDLFISNSIQTSTLTQPPAPLKNPTGQFSVDEGITKWIGLGVPKNKLALGLPAYGYKWSLADPNKHGLFDKATQGLGVVKYKDIKNAGAQVVYNSTYVTNYAFKGTDWYGYDDTQSISAKVSYAKQNALLGYFFWHIEQDSNWALSSTASQTLGA, encoded by the exons ATGTGCTGTTATAGTGCTATAAATATCACTTGTCCAGGACAATTTATATCCACAACAACAAAAATGGCTTACTTCAAAAAGCATTCTTTCCTCCTGATTTCCACTCTCCTCGTAATTCTCCAACTACAATTCTCCTCCACAAACGCTGCCGTTAAAGGTGGCTATTGGTATTCTGATAGTGGCCTTGCAGTTTCTGACATTAATCCCTCTTATTTCACTCACCTGTTCTGTGCATTTGCTGACCTTGATTCTAGTACCAACAAAGTCACAATTTCTTCTGCAAACGCAGCTAGATTCTCAACCTTCACCCAAACCGTCCAAGCAAAGAGTAGTTCAGTGAAAACTCTTTTATCAATTGGTGGTGGTGGAGGTGATTCTTTGGCACAAAAATTTGCCAATATGGCTAGCCAAGCTAGTAGCCGAAAATCGTTCATAGACTCTTCGATCCAGCTAGCCAGAAGTAATAACTTCAATGGCCTTGATCTTGACTGGGAATATCCATCCACAGACGCAGAAAAGACCAACTTTGGTTTACTCATCAAGGAGTGGAGAGCTGCGGTGGCGACAGAGTCTAGCAGTTCTGGGAAGACAGCACTGCTGTTAACAGCTGCAGTAGGTGGCTCTGATCAGATCACCGAATTGAAGTACTACCCAGGTCAGGATATTGCAAACAACTTGGATTGGGTCAATGTAATGACTTACGACCTTTTCATCTCAAATAGTATTCAAACATCAACTCTTACTCAGCCACCTGCTCCTTTGAAAAACCCAACTGGCCAGTTCAGCGTAGATGAGGGTATCACAAAATGGATAGGCTTAGGAGTGCCGAAAAACAAACTAGCACTGGGTTTACCCGCATATGGTTACAAGTGGAGTTTGGCAGATCCTAATAAACATGGACTTTTCGATAAAGCTACCCAGGGACTTGGGGTAGTGaagtacaaggatataaaaaatgCTGGGGCGCAGGTTGTGTACAATTCCACATATGTTACAAATTACGCCTTCAAAGGGACAGATTGGTATGGATACGATGATACTCAGAGTATATCTGCCAAGGTTTCTTATGCCAAGCAAAATGCATTGTTGGGATATTTCTTTTGGCATATTGAACAAGACAGCAACTGGGCTCTTTCTTCAACAG CTTCTCAAACATTGGGAGCCTAG